A region from the Caldicellulosiruptor naganoensis genome encodes:
- a CDS encoding helix-turn-helix domain-containing protein: MDFYRIGDKVISLQKIIDEVKRILDLRQKGLSQIEVAEKLKVDRSFISKLEGLGEVRKGKNIAAIGFPIKNKQEVEEVLQSYGINYYLLMTEEERNNFINSLSAAQLLNIMGEYINNFRSFDIVIAMGSDFRLNWFKAFLDCEVITIPLGKSPLKYDVEIDIETLKKILDTITQ; this comes from the coding sequence ATGGATTTTTACAGGATAGGTGATAAAGTTATAAGCCTTCAGAAGATAATTGATGAGGTTAAAAGAATTCTTGATTTGCGTCAAAAGGGGCTTTCACAAATAGAGGTTGCTGAAAAGCTGAAAGTTGACAGGTCATTTATTTCAAAGCTTGAAGGTCTGGGTGAGGTTAGAAAAGGCAAAAATATAGCAGCAATAGGCTTTCCTATAAAGAACAAACAAGAGGTTGAAGAAGTTTTGCAAAGTTATGGAATAAACTACTATCTATTGATGACAGAAGAAGAGAGAAATAATTTCATAAATTCGCTTTCTGCAGCACAGCTTCTAAATATTATGGGAGAGTATATAAACAACTTCAGAAGTTTTGATATTGTGATTGCAATGGGTTCAGATTTCAGGCTCAATTGGTTTAAAGCATTTTTGGATTGTGAGGTCATAACAATTCCCCTTGGGAAATCTCCTCTAAAGTATGATGTTGAAATAGATATAGAGACTCTTAAAAAGATTTTGGATACAATTACACAGTAG
- a CDS encoding phosphoribosyltransferase, producing MYFKDRVDAGRKLAEKLKSFKERQDVTLFAVPRGGIVVAKAIADDLKLPLDIVLAKKIGAPFNAEFAIAAVDINGDIVLNSEYVEYFSVKEEYIEHQKEKVLNSLKQQLIKYRGKLEYESLENKIAIIVDDGIATGATTKACIRFLSKLNPKQIYIATPVIAPSTLKELEKECDDIFYLISREPFYAVGQFYVDFSEVSEDSIEELLS from the coding sequence ATGTACTTTAAAGATAGAGTTGACGCAGGAAGGAAATTGGCAGAAAAATTAAAATCATTCAAGGAAAGACAAGATGTAACTCTTTTTGCAGTTCCAAGAGGTGGAATAGTTGTTGCAAAAGCGATTGCAGATGACCTTAAACTACCTTTAGATATTGTCTTGGCAAAGAAGATTGGAGCGCCTTTTAATGCTGAGTTTGCTATTGCAGCGGTTGATATAAACGGAGATATTGTTTTAAACAGTGAGTATGTAGAATATTTTTCAGTGAAAGAGGAGTATATAGAACACCAGAAGGAAAAGGTTTTGAACAGCCTCAAACAACAGCTTATCAAGTACAGAGGAAAGCTGGAGTATGAGAGTTTAGAAAATAAAATAGCAATAATAGTTGATGATGGGATAGCAACAGGTGCAACCACAAAGGCGTGCATAAGATTTCTTTCAAAATTAAATCCTAAACAGATTTATATTGCAACTCCAGTGATTGCTCCGTCAACCCTAAAAGAACTTGAAAAAGAGTGTGATGACATTTTTTATCTTATCAGCAGAGAGCCTTTCTATGCAGTTGGTCAGTTTTATGTTGACTTTTCAGAAGTTTCAGAAGATAGTATTGAAGAGCTTTTGAGCTAA
- a CDS encoding cyclase family protein, translating to MKIIDVSLDISNETISFPGDPKVEVKRVFDITKGDIATVSKLSLSSHTATHVDAPAHFIKGGLTVDKIPLEHLMGKVKVFEVPKEDRITRSFLEKKHIEREKAIFFKTKNSQYLNSSKFYEKYTSLSLDAAEYLIEKGVKVVGIDYLSIEEFGSEDYSVHKSLLSSGIIIIEGLSLLNVSEGEYEFIALPLRVKGCDGAPARVVLIER from the coding sequence ATGAAGATAATCGATGTAAGCCTTGACATCTCCAATGAGACCATTTCATTTCCAGGTGATCCAAAAGTTGAAGTAAAAAGAGTTTTTGACATCACAAAAGGTGATATTGCAACAGTGAGCAAACTCTCTTTGTCTTCACATACAGCAACACATGTAGACGCACCTGCACATTTTATAAAAGGTGGGCTGACAGTTGACAAAATTCCTCTTGAACACCTGATGGGTAAGGTAAAGGTTTTTGAGGTGCCAAAAGAGGATAGGATAACAAGGAGCTTTCTTGAGAAAAAGCATATAGAAAGAGAAAAAGCTATATTTTTCAAGACAAAAAACTCACAGTATTTAAATTCAAGCAAATTTTACGAAAAATATACGAGCCTTTCGCTTGATGCAGCAGAGTATCTCATAGAAAAGGGAGTAAAAGTTGTAGGCATTGATTACCTCTCAATAGAAGAGTTTGGTTCGGAAGATTATTCTGTTCACAAAAGCCTTCTTTCAAGTGGAATAATAATCATTGAAGGCTTAAGTTTGCTTAATGTTTCAGAAGGTGAATATGAGTTTATAGCTTTGCCCTTGAGAGTAAAAGGTTGTGATGGTGCCCCTGCAAGGGTAGTTTTAATAGAAAGATAG